A stretch of the Salarias fasciatus chromosome 3, fSalaFa1.1, whole genome shotgun sequence genome encodes the following:
- the oxa1l gene encoding mitochondrial inner membrane protein OXA1L: MAAIRSGVTPVCLARCFLKPGGKAGRGRHLLSDIWTHRSLQRSHLHTVFECRSSSTRALLGRRHHGKFLWVNAAAVRHNSTQIPPEDGSIAASVVEVPVLESSSTSLPADPITVQPVNELISAGTAPSAAPVADSPVSPPVVDVSSTLVSADPTPVLTQPVIEQVADVAPTAVEVLQGVAGEQRLAELGLAAHTPVGLIQNLLEFIHLDLGLPWWGAIVAGTVLARLAVFPVIVKGQREAAKLNNVLPEMTKLTNRMNEAKQSGNKFEFSKAYADLSVFQKKHDVNPLRGFLVPLVQAPVFISFFIALRKMAYLPVPSLQTGGVLWFTDLSLADPYYILPLAVTGTMFFILELGAESGIDNPNLRAMKTVFRIMPFIILPLTINFPTAVFTYWLTSNCFSLGQVALLRHPAVRERFRIPERIQHPPTAMPPSDGLIESMKKGWKNAQLAHQLEEREKRIKNHLDLAAKGPLRQTFTHNPLQQTAPVAAAKSKSAGDKAQPWKDTIG; the protein is encoded by the exons ATGGCTGCCATCAGGAGCGGGGTGACTCCAGTTTGCTTAGCAAGATGTTTCCTGAAACCCGGGGGGAAAGCGGGCCGAGGCAGGCATCTCCTCTCCGACATCTGGACACAC CGATCCCTTCAGAGGTCTCATCTTCACACAGTGTTTGAGTGCCGCAGTTCTTCCACCAGGGCTCTGCTGGGCCGCCGACACCATGGAAAGTTCCTCTGGGTGAACGCAGCGGCTGTCAGACACAACAGCACACAG ATCCCACCTGAGGATGGATCCATTGCAGCTTCAGTGGTTGAAGTTCCAGTCTTGGAgtcgtcctccacctctctgcctGCAGACCCCATTACTGTTCAACCAGTGAATGAACTG ATCTCGGCTGGAACGGCTCCCTCAGCAGCTCCGGTAGCAGACAGCCCAGTTTCTCCTCCAGTCGTGGATGTTTCCTCTACACTCGTGTCTGCAGACCCCACCCCGGTGTTAACGCAGCCCGTCATTGAGCAGGTGGCCGATGTTGCGCCGACAGCAGTGGAGGTCCTGCAGGGTGTGGCTGGAGAGCAGAGGCTGGCAGAGCTGGGACTGGCCGCTCACACCCCAGTGGGACTCATCCAGAACCTGTTAGAGTTCATACACCTGGATTTGGGTTTGCCCTGGTGGGGGGCCATTGTTGCAG GAACCGTACTGGCCCGCTTGGCTGTGTTTCCCGTCATAGTGAAGGGCCAGAGAGAAGCGGCCAAGCTGAACAATGTGCTGCCTGAGATGACCAAACTCACCAACAGAATGAATGAGGCCAAACAGAGTGGAAACAAATTTGAAT TCTCTAAAGCCTACGCCGACCTGAGTGTGTTCCAGAAGAAGCACGACGTGAATCCTCTCCGGGGGTTTCTGGTCCCTCTGGTGCAG GCGCCGGTCTTCATCTCCTTCTTCATCGCTCTGAGAAAGATGGCCTATCTCCCGGTGCCCAGCCTGCAGACTGGAGGTGTGCTCTGGTTCACAGACCTTTCTTTAGCAGATCCCTACTACATTCTTCCTCTGGCGGTCACTGGAACCATGTTCTTCATCCTGGAG CTGGGTGCAGAGTCTGGAATCGATAACCCCAACCTGCGAGCCATGAAGACCGTGTTCAGGATTATGCCCTTCATCATCCTCCCACTCACCATCAACTTCCCCACG GCCGTCTTCACCTACTGGTTGACGTCGAACTGCTTCTCGCTGGGTCAAGTGGCTCTGCTCAGGCACCCCGCGGTCCGGGAGAGGTTTCGCATCCCGGAGAGGATCCAGCACCCGCCGACCGCCATGCCACCGAGTGACGGGCTGATCGAGAGCATGAAGAAGG GTTGGAAAAACGCTCAGCTGGCCCATCAgctggaagagagagaaaaaaggataaaaaatcACCTGGACCTCGCTGCCAAAG GTCCGTTGAGGCAAACCTTTACCCACAATCCTCTGCAGCAGACTGCTCCCGTAGCTGCAGCCAAGAGCAAGTCGGCTGGAGACAAAGCGCAGCCGTGGAAGGACACGATCGGATGA